Proteins encoded together in one Camelina sativa cultivar DH55 chromosome 9, Cs, whole genome shotgun sequence window:
- the LOC104715166 gene encoding uncharacterized protein LOC104715166 — translation MDNERGASLINIDENTRFSELVKILLEDFYIDIRAQCLKLSYTLPAKSATIGSIPIFIRNDRQLEAFKLKYAQSGGVLHLCVTVEDFCETVEQGQPSSTPFIESVTAVTQVTYNASAKTLAGLVSNHFAGGKLPLRPKQLMEIFRNDHGVGVSYSKAWRAQEHALELARGIPADSYEVLPSWFHMIEKKNPGTITYIKADSDNKFRYGFLAFGTSIRAFKLMRKVISIDGAYLKSKYKGTVLAASAQDDLVSVSDRASSIATALSVNYVHAHHGICTFHLQKNLETRFRASASLLPVVHDASRAYTQYDFDYLFTQISNGDPDLGEYLWQADIRKWSRAYSPSNRYNIMTSNCAESFNSRLKETREYPIVCLFDTIRSILTRWFNERREESCRHPYAVTTKVGNKMNESYNNTTRWLEVSQVNENIFEVKAALKTYMVNLDTRKCTCCMFDIDKFPCAHGIAAAKHVNLNENMFVDDYHSTERWRLAYSESIHPVGDMEYWEIPESVSSSIRPPSTRIPSGRRKKKRIASSWEYGKAKTNSKQYKCSRCGQCGHNKSSCVAAI, via the exons ATGGATAATGAAAGGGGAGCTTCTTTGATTAACATTGATGAGAATACTAGATTTAGTGAGTTGGTAAAGATTCTATTAGAAGATTTTTACATTGATATTCGGGCACAATGTTTAAAGCTTAGTTATACATTGCCTGCTAAGTCTGCTACTATAGGTAGTATTCCTATCTTTATTAGAAATGATAGGCAGCTTGAAgcttttaaactcaaatatgCACAAAGTGGAGGAGTTCTTCATCTATGTGTTACTGTTGAGGATTTTTGTGAGACTGTAGAGCAG GGTCAACCTAGCTCTACTCCTTTTATTGAGAGTGTTACTGCTGTTACTCAG gtaacttacaatg CATCTGCAAAGACTTTGGCTGGTTTggttagtaaccattttgcagGAGGAAAGCTTCCTCTCAGACCCAAACAGCTCATGGAAATTTTTAGGAATGACCATGGAGTTGGTGTCTCGTACTCAAAAGCATGGAGAGCTCAAGAACATGCATTAGAACTTGCTAGGGGTATACCTGCTGATAGTTATGAGGTTTTACCGAGTTGGTTTCACatgatagaaaagaagaatccagGTACTATCACTTACATCAAAGCTGATTCTGATAATAAGTTTAGATATGGTTTTCTGGCTTTTGGTACATCAATTAGAGCTTTTAAGTTGATGAGAAAAGTTATTTCTATTGATGGCGCctatttgaaatcaaaatacaaaGGGACTGTGCTTGCTGCATCAGCTCAGGATG ATCTAGTTTCCGTGTCTGATCGGGCTTCTTCAATTGCAACTGCGCTTTCAGTAAATTATGTACATGCTCATCATGGGATCTGCACTTTCCACTTGCAAAAGAACCTGGAAACACGATTTAGAGCTtctgcttctcttcttccagtTGTTCATGATGCTTCAAGAGCTTACACTcagtatgattttgattatttgttcacTCAAATTTCCAATGGTGATCCGGATCTTGGAGAATATCTTTGGCAAGCTGATATTAGGAAATGGTCACGTGCATATTCTCCTTCTAACCGGTACAACATTATGACATCTAATTGTGCCGAGTCCTTTAACTCCAGGTTAAAAGAGACTCGTGAGTATCCAATTGTCTGCCTGTTTGATACAATCAGGTCTATTttgactaggtggtttaatgaACGACGTGAGGAGAGCTGTCGACATCCATATGCTGTTACTACAAAAGTTGGGAATAAGATGAATGAATCTTATAATAATACTACCCGCTGGCTTGAAGTTAGTCAAGTAAATGAAAATATCTTCGAGGTTAAAGCAGCTTTAAAGACATATATGGTGAATTTGGACACAAGGAAATGCACATGCTGTATGTTTGATATTGACAaattcccttgtgcacatggaATTGCTGCTGCAAAACATGTCAATCTCAATGAAAACatgtttgttgatgattatCATTCCACTGAAAG atGGCGTTTAGCATATTCAGAGAGCATTCACCCAGTAGGTGATATGGAGTATTGGGAGATTCCAGAGAGTGTTAGTAGTTCTATTCGGCCACCTTCTACTCGTATACCTAGTGGCAGgcgaaagaaaaagagaatagctAGTTCATGGGAGTATGGAAAGGCTaagacaaattcaaaacaatacaaatgcaGTAGGTGCGGTCAGTGTGGACACAACAAATCTAGTTGTGTAGCTGCtatctaa
- the LOC104715167 gene encoding BAHD acyltransferase At5g47980-like, with product MEMMKVETIAKEIIKRSSTTPNDLRTLQLSIYDHILPPVYTVAFLFYTKDELISPEHSSNKLKASLSETLTKFYPLAGRINGVTIDCNDEGAIFVDARVNSCPLSDVLRSPDFKAIQQLLPLDVIENPYEAANTWPMLLVKATYFSCGGMAIGICISHKIADAASISTFIRSWAALARGEGKSVSGPEFAAANFYPPANPFFKLPVDEHANKISRITKRFVFNDLK from the coding sequence ATGGAGATGATGAAGGTTGAAACAATCGCTAAAGAAATCATAAAACGATCTTCCACAACTCCAAATGATCTCCGAACCCTCCAACTCTCTATTTATGATCACATCCTCCCTCCGGTTTACACAGTGGCCTTTCTCTTCTACACCAAAGATGAATTGATTTCTCCAGAACACAGTTCCAACAAACTCAAGGCTTCTCTGTCCGAAACCTTGACCAAATTCTACCCTCTTGCCGGCAGAATCAACGGCGTCACCATCGATTGTAACGATGAAGGAGCTATTTTCGTCGATGCTCGTGTCAATAGCTGTCCTCTCTCTGATGTCCTGAGATCTCCGGATTTTAAAGCAATCCAACAGTTACTTCCTCTTGACGTTATCGAAAATCCTTATGAGGCGGCAAATACATGGCCTATGCTGCTTGTGAAGGCGACTTATTTTTCATGTGGTGGCATGGCCATAGGAATTTGCATCAGCCACAAAATCGCGGATGCAGCCTCCATCTCGACTTTTATTCGGTCCTGGGCTGCTTTGGCTCGTGGAGAAGGCAAATCAGTGTCTGGTCCCGAGTTTGCGGCAGCAAATTTTTACCCACCAGCAAATCCGTTCTTTAAGCTTCCGGTAGACGAACATGCCAACAAGATAAGCAGAATAACAAAGAGATTCGTAttcaatgacct
- the LOC104715165 gene encoding ubiquitin-conjugating enzyme E2 2-like, whose amino-acid sequence MARRSPSSHIRTDLKYLNRDFSPNITAVTVDDDIFRWEATLIGPVNTPYEGGVFKLRLSFPPDYPRSPPKFVFITRICHPNVSDSGGIYLKVLRTDCWIFMPIVKLFKGLVEKLIEPEVNDEQQTIEYLPTSTNLIGEGLKPWLER is encoded by the exons ATGGCCCGTCGTTCTCCTTCAAGCCATATAAGGACTGATCTGAAATATCTGAACAGGGATTTTTCGCCAAACATCACAGCAG TAACTGTTGATGACGACATTTTTCGTTGGGAGGCCACTCTAATCGGACCGGTGAACACCCCTTATGAAGGGGGAGTGTTTAAACTTAGGCTTAGTTTTCCACCTGATTACCCAAGAAGTCCCCCCAAG TTTGTTTTCATCACAAGAATTTGCCACCCAAATGTATCAGATAGTGGAGGCATTTACCTAAAAGTTTTGAGGACCGACTGTTGGATCTTCATGCCGATTGTTAAGCTTTTCAAGGGATTAGTGGAGAAGTTGATTGAACCAGAGGTGAATGATGAGCAACAGACCATTGAATATTTGCCAACCTCTACAAATCTGATAGGAGAAGGATTGAAGCCATGGCTAGAGAGATGA